Proteins encoded by one window of Lathyrus oleraceus cultivar Zhongwan6 chromosome 1, CAAS_Psat_ZW6_1.0, whole genome shotgun sequence:
- the LOC127108742 gene encoding secreted RxLR effector protein 161-like, protein MLEKFKHLNFKEVNTPFDPNVKLQKNNGRTVAQLEYASAIGCLMYLMQCTRPDIAFAVSKMSRFTSNPNDEHWKAITRIFGYLLKTKNLGLHYGKFPAVLEGYTDASWISSVGDYKSTTRWIFTLAGGAISWKSMKQTCITLSTMESEFVALASAG, encoded by the coding sequence ATGTTGGAAAAGTTCAAACAcctaaactttaaggaagtaaacACTCCATTCGATCCtaatgtcaaacttcaaaagaacaatggGAGAACCGTGGCACAActggaatatgcaagtgcaattgGATGTCTAATGTACTTAATGCAATGCACCAGACCTGACATAGCTTTTGCAGTTAGTAAGATGAGTAGATTTACTAGCAATCCAAATGATGAACATTGGAAGGCCATAACTAGGATTTTCGGATATTTGTTAAAGACCAAAAATCTTGGCCTTCATTATGGTAAGTTTCCTGCCGTACTAGAAGGATATACCGACGCAAGTTGGATATCAAGTGTTGGAGATTATAAATCTACAACTAGGTGGATATTCACATTAGCTGGAGGTGCGATTTCTTGGAAAAGCAtgaaacaaacatgcattactctctcaaccatggaatcagagtttgTGGCTCTTGCGTCTGCTGGATAA
- the LOC127138645 gene encoding uncharacterized protein LOC127138645 isoform X1: MLKFNTWPNTTPTLTLFNLNCLPSPQPSPSSLHFDSISFQASYLINNFDFSPQLASKLSSTYRLAFKTTQNPDSVLNFFTDYGFSNSQLHHIIAKAPWLLSCNLSKRVLPKFLFFLSKGASISDIVNLVSRNPIVLSPSLENHIAPTYELLYRILQSDKEVIASAIRTPNLLCDHLVPRNITMLIQNGVSDSNIARILRNWNGSRTLQMSEMMTLLEELKDLGFNPSKTIFGAALIAKTSVPKTRWNKKVDTYKKWGWSDQDVIEAFKKQPFCMLKSVDKIDLVMNFWVNQLGWDAMALAKQPTLFCLSLEKRIIPRASVVQFLLMNGLRNKSASLTSPFVPPEKVFLDRFIKRFEKKSSYLLNLYEEKLKLAYTEDKNCIS; encoded by the coding sequence ATGTTGAAGTTCAATACGTGGCCCAACACAACCCCAACCCTAACCCTATTCAATCTCAACTGCTTACCTTCCCCACAACCATCACCATCCTCTCTACATTTCGATTCAATCTCATTCCAAGCCTCCTACCTCATCAACAATTTCGATTTCTCCCCACAATTAGCTTCCAAACTTTCCTCCACCTACCGTCTTGCTTTCAAAACCACCCAAAATCCTGACTCTGTTCTCAACTTCTTCACAGATTACGGTTTCTCTAATTCCCAGTTACACCACATCATTGCCAAGGCACCATGGCTGCTTTCCTGCAACCTCTCCAAAAGGGTCttgccaaagtttctattttttCTCTCCAAAGGTGCTTCTATCTCTGACATTGTTAACCTTGTCAGCAGGAACCCTATAGTCTTGAGTCCAAGCTTGGAGAATCATATAGCCCCAACTTATGAATTGCTTTATAGAATCTTGCAATCAGACAAGGAAGTTATTGCTTCTGCAATTCGCACTCCAAATTTACTCTGTGACCATCTTGTACCACGTAACATTACAATGCTGATTCAGAATGGAGTCTCTGACTCAAATATTGCCAGAATTCTTCGAAACTGGAATGGGAGTCGGACATTGCAGATGTCTGAGATGATGACTTTATTGGAGGAATTAAAAGATTTGGGGTTTAATCCTTCAAAAACAATTTTTGGTGCAGCATTGATTGCCAAAACATCAGTACCCAAAACCAGGTGGAACAAGAAAGTTGATACTTATAAGAAATGGGGTTGGTCTGATCAAGATGTCATTGAAGCATTTAAAAAACAACCTTTTTGTATGTTAAAATCCGTTGACAAGATTGATTTAGTCATGAATTTCTGGGTAAATCAATTGGGCTGGGATGCTATGGCCCTTGCCAAACAACCCACGCTTTTTTGCTTAAGTTTGGAAAAAAGGATCATTCCAAGGGCCTCGGTTGTGCAATTTCTTTTGATGAATGGTTTGAGAAATAAGAGTGCAAGCTTAACTTCTCCATTTGTACCGCCTGAGAAGGTGTTTCTTGATAGGTTTATAAAACGTTTTGAGAAGAAGTCGTCTTATCTATTAAACTTGTACGAGGAGAAACTCAAGCTTGCATACACCGAGGACAAAAATTGCATCTCATGA
- the LOC127138645 gene encoding uncharacterized protein LOC127138645 isoform X2 has protein sequence MLIQNGVSDSNIARILRNWNGSRTLQMSEMMTLLEELKDLGFNPSKTIFGAALIAKTSVPKTRWNKKVDTYKKWGWSDQDVIEAFKKQPFCMLKSVDKIDLVMNFWVNQLGWDAMALAKQPTLFCLSLEKRIIPRASVVQFLLMNGLRNKSASLTSPFVPPEKVFLDRFIKRFEKKSSYLLNLYEEKLKLAYTEDKNCIS, from the coding sequence ATGCTGATTCAGAATGGAGTCTCTGACTCAAATATTGCCAGAATTCTTCGAAACTGGAATGGGAGTCGGACATTGCAGATGTCTGAGATGATGACTTTATTGGAGGAATTAAAAGATTTGGGGTTTAATCCTTCAAAAACAATTTTTGGTGCAGCATTGATTGCCAAAACATCAGTACCCAAAACCAGGTGGAACAAGAAAGTTGATACTTATAAGAAATGGGGTTGGTCTGATCAAGATGTCATTGAAGCATTTAAAAAACAACCTTTTTGTATGTTAAAATCCGTTGACAAGATTGATTTAGTCATGAATTTCTGGGTAAATCAATTGGGCTGGGATGCTATGGCCCTTGCCAAACAACCCACGCTTTTTTGCTTAAGTTTGGAAAAAAGGATCATTCCAAGGGCCTCGGTTGTGCAATTTCTTTTGATGAATGGTTTGAGAAATAAGAGTGCAAGCTTAACTTCTCCATTTGTACCGCCTGAGAAGGTGTTTCTTGATAGGTTTATAAAACGTTTTGAGAAGAAGTCGTCTTATCTATTAAACTTGTACGAGGAGAAACTCAAGCTTGCATACACCGAGGACAAAAATTGCATCTCATGA